One Mycolicibacterium fortuitum subsp. fortuitum genomic window carries:
- a CDS encoding APC family permease — MSEITTVPESLGHEPPATGRQLRGNLGVSSIVFMVVAAAAPLGVIGGVVPLGIASGNGTGFPATFIASTLVLLLFAVGFTAMTPYVEEAGAFFSYVRQSLGLPVGIGIAFVALVSYVALEAGVYGLLGPAGASVVELAGGPSLPWWVFAAAAFAVTTYLGYRNIELSSRVLGVLLSGEIVIVLVLDLVIVANGGDRGLSSGIVNPDAIFSGSLGVGLLFAIISYVGFEATAIFRDEARTPERTIPRATYLALVLIGVFYAVTSWALISGWGDEQAVARATDSGVTFLGDTAHRYIGAVGADIITVLYFTSLFACILAFHNVASRYVFALSQRDVLPARLSRPHDRHGSPHEASLWISGVVAVSVLLAVVFGLDPAAQFYTWFAGATTVGVVLLMIATSVAVLVFFARDRHGHSLWRVRIAPALGLAGLLGALVLILTNLNDLVGGSDVLAWAIVGVLATAFATGVAVGRRVG, encoded by the coding sequence ATGTCCGAAATCACCACAGTCCCAGAATCGTTGGGCCATGAACCGCCGGCGACGGGTCGCCAACTGCGAGGCAACCTCGGGGTCTCCTCGATCGTCTTCATGGTGGTGGCCGCCGCGGCGCCACTGGGGGTGATCGGCGGCGTCGTGCCGCTGGGCATCGCGTCGGGCAACGGAACGGGCTTTCCCGCCACCTTCATCGCATCCACGCTGGTGCTGCTGTTGTTCGCCGTCGGGTTCACCGCGATGACGCCCTATGTCGAGGAAGCAGGCGCCTTCTTCTCGTACGTGCGGCAGTCGCTGGGACTGCCGGTCGGGATAGGTATCGCGTTCGTGGCGCTGGTCAGCTATGTGGCGCTGGAAGCCGGTGTCTACGGGTTGCTCGGCCCCGCCGGAGCCAGCGTCGTCGAGCTTGCCGGCGGACCGTCCCTGCCGTGGTGGGTGTTCGCCGCGGCGGCTTTCGCCGTCACCACTTACCTGGGGTATCGCAACATCGAGTTGTCCAGCAGGGTGCTCGGTGTGTTGCTCTCCGGCGAGATCGTGATCGTGCTGGTGCTGGATCTGGTGATCGTGGCCAACGGCGGTGATCGTGGACTGTCGTCGGGCATTGTCAATCCGGATGCGATCTTCTCCGGCTCTCTGGGCGTCGGGCTGCTGTTCGCGATCATCAGCTACGTCGGGTTCGAGGCGACGGCGATCTTTCGCGACGAGGCACGAACTCCCGAGCGCACGATTCCCCGGGCCACCTACCTGGCGCTGGTCTTGATCGGGGTGTTCTATGCGGTGACCAGCTGGGCTCTGATCTCGGGGTGGGGCGACGAGCAGGCCGTGGCCCGCGCCACCGACTCGGGCGTCACGTTCCTCGGCGACACCGCGCACCGGTACATCGGTGCGGTCGGTGCCGACATCATCACGGTCCTGTATTTCACCAGCCTGTTTGCCTGCATTCTCGCGTTCCACAATGTCGCGTCGCGCTACGTCTTCGCGTTGTCGCAGCGTGACGTGCTGCCCGCGCGGTTGAGCCGTCCGCACGATCGGCACGGCTCACCGCACGAGGCCTCGCTGTGGATCTCCGGGGTGGTGGCGGTCAGCGTGCTGCTGGCAGTGGTGTTCGGATTGGATCCGGCCGCCCAGTTCTACACCTGGTTCGCCGGGGCGACGACGGTCGGTGTGGTGCTGCTGATGATCGCCACCAGCGTGGCGGTCCTGGTCTTCTTCGCTCGTGACCGGCACGGTCATTCTCTGTGGCGCGTGCGTATCGCTCCGGCGCTGGGTCTGGCCGGACTACTGGGCGCGCTG